One stretch of Nitrospirota bacterium DNA includes these proteins:
- a CDS encoding mechanosensitive ion channel family protein codes for MPGVDILMDYVIRYGFQILGAAIVFAAGMLVARWVGRLTQQWLDRQDMEPPVRMLLVKAVQIVILFFTAMAALGQLGVQIAPLLAGIGVAGLGVGLALQGVLSNVVAGLSIIFTKPYRVGEHISILGVQGDVVAIGIFSTTLLHPDRSHVVIPNRKIVGEILHNFGTIRQLHLQVGVAYRTNVAEVLALVREILAQNPGVLTDPAPLVGISELGDSAITISIKPWTSVVNFTRVQGELNETIIERFRTAHIEIPFPQQEVRLLSTV; via the coding sequence ATGCCGGGAGTCGATATTCTGATGGACTATGTCATCCGCTATGGATTTCAAATCCTGGGCGCAGCGATTGTCTTTGCGGCCGGTATGCTGGTCGCCCGTTGGGTCGGCAGGCTGACGCAACAGTGGCTCGATCGCCAGGACATGGAGCCTCCGGTCCGGATGCTCCTGGTCAAGGCTGTACAGATCGTGATTCTGTTCTTTACGGCCATGGCGGCGTTGGGTCAACTGGGGGTCCAGATTGCGCCGCTGCTCGCCGGGATCGGCGTGGCCGGACTCGGCGTCGGGTTGGCGCTGCAAGGCGTCTTGAGCAACGTCGTGGCCGGGCTCTCCATTATTTTCACCAAACCCTATCGGGTGGGGGAACATATCTCGATCTTGGGTGTGCAAGGGGATGTCGTTGCCATCGGTATCTTCTCGACCACGCTCCTGCATCCCGATCGCTCGCACGTCGTCATTCCTAACCGGAAGATCGTGGGGGAGATCCTGCACAATTTCGGTACGATTCGCCAACTCCATCTCCAAGTCGGGGTGGCCTATCGCACGAATGTGGCCGAGGTGCTGGCGCTCGTGCGGGAGATTCTGGCGCAGAATCCCGGTGTGCTCACGGATCCGGCCCCGCTGGTCGGGATCTCCGAACTGGGCGACTCCGCCATCACGATCTCCATTAAGCCCTGGACGTCGGTCGTCAACTTCACGAGGGTGCAGGGGGAGCTGAACGAGACCATCATCGAACGGTTTCGTACGGCGCACATTGAGATTCCCTTCCCGCAACAGGAGGTCCGCCTGCTGTCGACGGTGTAA